A genomic region of Campylobacter sp. MG1 contains the following coding sequences:
- a CDS encoding type II and III secretion system protein family protein yields MRIIIFLFCCLTLLNASYLTLKPGESKVFNTKEKISTVFASEPKVLDYQVINFTTLAVFSKANGYAEIKAFGENGDNIILNISANIDTESPNLVKIARLIERQNPDSKIKLEKLSIEENGNSSSKKGYIISGVVPNLESRDKAYLTAATALGLNIKSDKIKKQNISKTSNTGVDITRDGSENLDFLEKITIDGLVDDLEVLAPKQVNVKLIIADVEKSIVEKLGIDFNNGHFEIPIVNSQLHSLSSNLKTIGITSIIDAIKDENVARILAQPNISVISGESATFQVTSQYTPTGMTIASNGVTEINPQTPIDYGISLTVQPKVYSKDRIVLNIAQEVSDIASVVEGKTTSTANIKKRRTQSVVELADGDSFILGGLIDERDIENLRGIAGLGDIPILGGAFKKNSKTRSKTELLVVMTISLTKPVAQEYVQVPSIHKKTLVGSLLNINNIQSSVLKETELNEFISNIGFIK; encoded by the coding sequence ATGAGAATTATTATATTTTTATTTTGTTGTTTAACATTATTAAATGCAAGTTATTTGACATTAAAACCAGGTGAATCAAAGGTTTTCAATACTAAAGAAAAAATTTCAACAGTATTTGCAAGTGAGCCAAAAGTTCTTGATTATCAAGTTATTAATTTTACAACTTTAGCTGTTTTTTCAAAGGCAAATGGATATGCTGAAATTAAAGCTTTTGGTGAAAATGGTGATAACATAATTTTAAATATAAGTGCTAATATTGATACGGAAAGTCCAAATTTAGTAAAAATTGCAAGATTAATTGAAAGGCAAAATCCTGATTCAAAAATAAAACTTGAAAAATTATCTATAGAAGAAAATGGTAATTCAAGTTCAAAAAAAGGCTATATTATAAGTGGGGTAGTGCCTAATTTAGAAAGTAGAGATAAGGCTTATTTAACAGCAGCAACGGCTTTAGGATTAAATATAAAATCTGATAAAATTAAAAAACAAAATATTTCTAAAACTTCAAATACAGGTGTAGATATTACAAGAGATGGTAGTGAAAATTTAGATTTTTTAGAAAAAATAACCATTGATGGATTAGTAGATGATTTAGAAGTATTAGCCCCAAAGCAAGTAAATGTAAAACTTATAATTGCAGATGTAGAAAAATCAATTGTAGAAAAATTAGGAATTGATTTTAATAATGGGCATTTTGAAATTCCAATTGTTAATTCACAATTACATTCTTTATCTTCTAATCTTAAAACAATAGGAATTACATCAATTATTGATGCCATAAAAGATGAAAATGTAGCTAGAATTTTAGCACAACCAAATATTTCAGTTATTAGTGGCGAGAGTGCTACATTTCAAGTAACTTCTCAATATACTCCGACAGGAATGACAATAGCAAGTAATGGTGTTACAGAAATTAATCCTCAAACTCCTATTGATTATGGTATTTCGCTTACAGTTCAGCCTAAAGTTTATAGCAAAGATAGGATAGTTTTAAATATAGCTCAAGAAGTAAGTGATATTGCAAGTGTAGTTGAAGGTAAAACTACAAGCACGGCAAATATCAAAAAAAGAAGAACCCAAAGTGTAGTAGAGCTTGCCGATGGGGATAGTTTTATATTAGGTGGGCTTATTGATGAGCGTGATATTGAAAATCTAAGGGGTATTGCCGGGCTTGGAGATATACCAATTTTAGGTGGAGCATTTAAGAAAAATTCAAAAACTAGGTCAAAAACAGAGCTTTTAGTAGTAATGACTATAAGTCTTACAAAGCCAGTTGCACAAGAATATGTTCAAGTGCCAAGTATCCATAAAAAAACTTTAGTTGGATCTTTGCTTAATATCAACAATATTCAAAGTTCTGTTTTAAAAGAAACTGAGTTAAATGAATTTATTTCTAATATTGGTTTTATAAAATAA
- the tadF gene encoding tight adherence pilus pseudopilin TadF, with product MSSFLRNKVASVSIEVSFMLMFFVIFLVLSSDIGKLIKTQNSLEKISYSLAGIIRERTNLYNKTLLKESDIDNLYSIALVLNEKTLNKELGLVVESLEPNKNDDFNYKNYKRGEVECVNNSNLKDISKINFVNKFENYTSLYRVTLCTKNNDLFMPIRGINLKKLEPLASSVVYGR from the coding sequence ATGAGTAGTTTTTTAAGAAATAAAGTAGCAAGTGTAAGTATAGAAGTTAGTTTTATGTTGATGTTTTTTGTAATTTTTTTAGTACTTAGTTCTGATATAGGAAAGCTTATTAAAACTCAAAATTCATTGGAGAAAATAAGTTATTCATTAGCAGGAATTATTAGGGAAAGAACAAATTTATACAATAAGACATTATTAAAAGAGAGTGATATAGATAATTTATATAGTATTGCATTGGTTTTAAATGAAAAGACTTTAAATAAAGAATTAGGATTAGTAGTAGAAAGTTTAGAGCCTAATAAAAATGATGATTTTAATTACAAAAACTATAAAAGAGGTGAAGTAGAATGTGTAAATAATAGTAATTTAAAAGATATAAGCAAAATAAATTTTGTTAATAAATTTGAAAATTATACTAGTCTTTATAGAGTTACTTTATGCACTAAAAACAATGACTTATTTATGCCTATTAGAGGCATTAATTTAAAAAAGTTAGAACCACTTGCAAGTTCGGTAGTATATGGAAGATAA
- a CDS encoding prepilin peptidase: MANNIILGGFILLLITIFFTDFKKREVSNYQVLIALVLCVVASFLFEYELNYKFSLYALLVGFLLWKIKFFGAADVKLICVYLLCVREENLIDFLFLMSVFGCFIGIFVLLFFKNKSVPYAPAIATSHIIIFYELYFKG; encoded by the coding sequence GTGGCAAATAATATAATTTTAGGTGGGTTTATCTTACTTTTGATTACTATTTTTTTTACAGATTTTAAAAAAAGAGAAGTTAGCAATTATCAAGTTTTGATTGCTTTAGTTTTGTGTGTAGTTGCCTCATTTTTATTTGAGTATGAATTAAATTATAAATTTAGTTTATATGCTTTATTAGTGGGCTTTTTATTATGGAAAATTAAGTTTTTTGGAGCTGCTGATGTAAAGCTTATTTGCGTTTATTTGCTTTGCGTTAGGGAAGAAAATTTGATTGATTTTTTATTTTTAATGTCGGTTTTTGGCTGTTTTATTGGGATATTTGTTTTGCTATTTTTTAAAAATAAAAGCGTTCCTTATGCCCCAGCAATAGCTACTAGCCATATAATTATTTTTTATGAACTATATTTTAAAGGTTGA
- a CDS encoding TadE/TadG family type IV pilus assembly protein, producing MKNFLNDIKGIAAIETAMLLFPFLVFVTILVEVLLLVYTSVAIDYVNSQAAAYASSFSYKENYLKKYKEELDRQRQKIGFFLTDGSFDISIAYCNDLNELSKEKCESNNDESIINLYELTYRVRTIFLFNWIEKNKILKSKLAYFNELNWKNDE from the coding sequence ATGAAAAATTTTCTAAATGATATTAAAGGCATAGCAGCGATAGAAACCGCTATGCTGCTTTTTCCTTTTTTAGTATTTGTTACGATTTTGGTTGAGGTTTTATTGTTAGTTTATACTAGTGTTGCGATTGATTATGTAAATAGCCAAGCAGCAGCCTATGCTTCAAGTTTTTCTTATAAAGAAAATTATTTAAAAAAATATAAAGAAGAATTAGATAGACAAAGACAAAAAATAGGATTTTTCTTAACCGATGGAAGTTTTGATATAAGCATAGCGTATTGCAATGATTTAAACGAATTAAGTAAAGAAAAATGTGAGTCAAATAATGATGAAAGCATAATAAATTTATATGAACTTACATATAGAGTAAGGACTATTTTTTTATTTAATTGGATAGAAAAAAATAAAATTCTTAAAAGTAAATTAGCTTATTTTAATGAATTAAATTGGAAAAATGATGAGTAG
- a CDS encoding CpaF family protein, with protein sequence MNNVAFKQEIRFIREQTLAIIDLDKIEELATDRQLLLKEISTLVKKVSITNKKYLSPKDFSYIAELITDEIMGLGPLRELMEDDSVSDILVNGPNNIYVEKGGKLQKSNLEFLDNNQLTDIAKRMVAKMGRRVDEAQPLVDSRLPDGSRLNVVISPIALDGTSISIRKFNKSSKTLEELAIGGSMTLEMAKFLSLITYSRCNIIVSGGTGSGKTTLLNALSQHISNDERIVTLEDAAELKLMQPHLVRLETRMAGVEQSGQVSMRDLVINALRMRPDRIIVGECRGGEAFEMLQAMNTGHDGSMTTLHANSPQDALSRLENLVMMSGFDLPISAIRYNVASAVDVIVQIARLNDGSRRVIEIAEIGKINDNGITSLYPIYKFKPRPYRDEKDKIIGDYEFYGLREDSVIANNAIMFNIKDYLDEIVGA encoded by the coding sequence ATGAATAATGTAGCTTTTAAACAAGAAATTAGATTTATTAGAGAACAGACTTTAGCTATTATTGATTTAGATAAGATTGAAGAATTAGCTACCGATAGGCAACTTTTATTAAAAGAGATTTCAACTTTAGTAAAAAAAGTAAGCATTACAAATAAAAAATACCTATCTCCTAAGGATTTTTCATATATTGCCGAGTTAATTACAGATGAAATTATGGGACTTGGACCTTTAAGAGAATTAATGGAAGATGATAGTGTAAGTGATATTTTAGTAAATGGCCCTAATAATATTTATGTAGAAAAAGGTGGAAAATTACAAAAAAGTAATTTAGAGTTTCTAGACAATAACCAACTAACAGATATTGCAAAAAGAATGGTAGCTAAAATGGGAAGAAGGGTTGACGAAGCTCAGCCACTCGTTGATTCAAGACTTCCTGATGGAAGCCGTTTAAATGTGGTAATTAGTCCTATTGCACTTGATGGGACTAGCATATCTATTAGAAAATTTAATAAAAGTTCAAAAACACTAGAAGAATTAGCAATCGGTGGCTCAATGACGCTAGAGATGGCAAAATTTTTATCATTAATTACATATTCAAGATGCAATATAATTGTTTCTGGTGGAACCGGTAGTGGTAAAACTACTCTTTTAAACGCACTTTCACAGCATATTAGCAATGATGAAAGAATTGTTACTCTTGAAGATGCAGCCGAGCTTAAATTAATGCAACCACATTTAGTAAGACTAGAAACTAGAATGGCAGGAGTTGAGCAAAGTGGGCAAGTTAGTATGAGGGATTTAGTAATAAATGCTCTTAGAATGAGACCTGATAGAATAATTGTGGGTGAGTGTAGAGGTGGTGAAGCATTTGAAATGCTTCAAGCTATGAATACAGGGCATGATGGCTCAATGACAACCCTACACGCAAATAGCCCACAAGATGCACTTAGCAGACTTGAAAACTTAGTTATGATGAGCGGGTTTGATTTGCCAATTTCAGCAATTCGTTACAATGTGGCAAGTGCTGTTGATGTAATAGTGCAAATTGCAAGATTAAATGATGGTTCAAGAAGGGTTATAGAAATAGCCGAAATAGGAAAGATTAATGATAATGGAATAACTAGCCTTTATCCTATTTATAAATTTAAGCCAAGACCTTATAGAGATGAAAAAGATAAAATCATAGGCGATTATGAATTTTATGGATTAAGAGAAGATTCTGTAATTGCAAATAATGCGATTATGTTTAATATAAAAGATTATTTAGATGAAATAGTGGGGGCTTAA
- a CDS encoding type II secretion system F family protein has translation MQSFYILSMIFGVFLMFYAINKKNTMKKYSLVVNNTGFSEFINTTNVYDIFEKSDKTLYYLRKIDSNVVLKVFFAFSIFMIFYILKTSGLLKISQNTLSALGIFIFILVIIAPSYLQQFIIESRIRKIGADIPMFVDLLAVCVQSGMSIENAIKFLEGSITSLNEAFAPFLSKLIIKMNVNGLEAALNDLQNELPSREISMMCSTLKQSVKYGSGIYESLMSLSAEIRESTLLQTEEAIGKLSAKMSVPLILFFMFPVIIVIAAPGVMRVLGGIL, from the coding sequence ATGCAAAGTTTTTATATTTTATCAATGATTTTTGGAGTATTTTTGATGTTTTATGCAATAAATAAAAAAAATACTATGAAAAAATATAGTTTGGTTGTAAATAATACAGGTTTTAGCGAATTTATAAATACAACTAATGTTTATGATATTTTTGAAAAGAGCGATAAAACTTTATATTATTTAAGAAAAATTGATTCTAATGTGGTTTTAAAAGTATTTTTTGCATTTAGTATTTTTATGATTTTTTATATTTTAAAAACAAGTGGATTATTAAAAATCTCTCAAAATACATTATCGGCTTTAGGAATTTTTATTTTTATATTAGTAATTATTGCACCAAGCTATTTACAGCAATTTATCATTGAATCAAGGATTAGAAAAATAGGTGCTGATATTCCTATGTTTGTAGATTTATTAGCAGTTTGTGTGCAATCTGGAATGAGTATTGAAAATGCCATTAAATTTTTAGAAGGCAGTATTACTTCATTAAATGAAGCTTTCGCACCTTTTTTAAGTAAATTAATTATCAAAATGAATGTAAATGGGCTTGAAGCTGCATTAAATGATTTGCAAAATGAATTGCCTAGTCGTGAAATATCAATGATGTGTTCTACATTAAAACAAAGTGTTAAATATGGAAGTGGAATTTATGAAAGTTTGATGAGTTTAAGTGCTGAAATTAGAGAAAGTACCTTGCTTCAAACAGAAGAAGCCATAGGTAAATTATCAGCTAAAATGAGTGTTCCACTTATTTTATTTTTTATGTTTCCAGTGATTATAGTAATCGCTGCACCAGGAGTAATGAGAGTATTAGGAGGAATTTTATGA
- the aspA gene encoding aspartate ammonia-lyase: MRKEHDFIGELEIADNCYYGVQTLRAVQNFDISGKRIKDFPRFITSFAKVKKAAALANHELKLISDEIKNAICFACDELIAGKYQDQFIVDMIQGGAGTSTNMNANEVIANIALEYMGHKKGEYEYCHPNDHVNLSQSTNDAYPTSIRVALYDYLGDLMDAMEYLRKSYEKKAIEFKDIIKMGRTQLQDAVPMTLGREFQTFAAMIGADIKRVNSAREQILEVNLGATAIGTGINSHPNYPPIVAKYLQQITGANFVIADDLIEATQDTSAFVQISGVLKRVSTKLSKVCNDLRLLSSGPKCGLNEINLPKMQPGSSIMPGKVNPVIPEVVNQVCYYVIGADVSVTLACEGGQLQLNVFEPLAAYSLLHSICMLERAMKTLADKCIDGITANKEICENFVMNSVGIVTALNPYIGYENSASIAKVALKTGARVYDLVLERKLMDKEKLDKILSPEFMLKPHMGEVK, encoded by the coding sequence ATGAGAAAAGAACACGATTTTATTGGTGAACTAGAAATTGCTGATAATTGTTATTACGGTGTACAAACATTAAGGGCTGTACAAAATTTTGATATCTCAGGAAAACGCATTAAAGATTTTCCAAGGTTTATTACTTCTTTTGCTAAAGTAAAAAAAGCAGCTGCATTAGCAAATCACGAACTAAAATTAATTAGTGATGAAATTAAAAATGCTATTTGTTTTGCTTGTGATGAATTAATAGCTGGAAAATATCAAGACCAATTTATTGTAGATATGATTCAAGGTGGTGCAGGAACTTCTACAAATATGAATGCAAATGAAGTTATAGCAAATATAGCACTTGAATATATGGGGCATAAAAAAGGTGAATATGAATATTGTCATCCAAACGACCATGTAAATTTATCTCAAAGCACAAATGATGCATATCCAACAAGTATTCGTGTAGCTTTATATGATTATTTAGGCGATTTAATGGATGCTATGGAGTATCTTAGAAAATCTTATGAAAAAAAAGCAATTGAATTTAAAGATATTATAAAAATGGGTAGAACCCAGCTTCAAGATGCCGTTCCTATGACTTTAGGGAGAGAATTTCAAACATTTGCTGCTATGATAGGTGCTGATATAAAAAGAGTAAATAGTGCTAGAGAACAAATCTTAGAAGTAAATTTAGGTGCTACTGCTATTGGAACTGGAATTAATTCTCACCCTAATTATCCACCAATAGTCGCTAAATATTTACAACAAATTACAGGTGCAAATTTCGTAATAGCAGATGATTTAATAGAAGCTACTCAAGATACAAGTGCATTTGTTCAAATTAGTGGGGTTTTAAAAAGAGTTTCAACAAAACTTAGCAAAGTTTGCAATGACTTAAGATTACTTTCTAGTGGTCCAAAATGTGGCTTAAATGAAATTAACTTACCAAAAATGCAACCAGGCTCATCAATTATGCCAGGTAAGGTAAATCCAGTTATCCCTGAAGTGGTAAATCAAGTATGCTATTATGTAATCGGTGCTGATGTTAGCGTTACTTTAGCTTGCGAGGGCGGACAATTACAATTAAATGTATTTGAACCACTTGCAGCATATAGTTTATTACATAGTATTTGTATGCTAGAGCGTGCTATGAAAACATTAGCTGATAAATGTATAGATGGAATCACGGCTAATAAAGAAATTTGTGAAAATTTCGTAATGAATAGCGTTGGAATTGTAACCGCACTAAATCCTTATATAGGCTATGAAAATAGTGCAAGTATTGCAAAAGTTGCACTAAAAACTGGTGCAAGAGTTTATGATTTAGTTTTAGAGCGTAAATTAATGGATAAAGAAAAACTTGATAAGATTTTAAGCCCTGAATTTATGCTTAAACCTCATATGGGCGAAGTGAAATAA
- a CDS encoding type II secretion system F family protein translates to MENIFILTLLFGFYLLYFGLGKSRLKIYGNKFLKSDLAKNTQKQKKLNINANLAFIFRNIYDKNTGLNRKNLIIFVVIVCVLLFINKTFLNLNVIIVFFASCVFGIYFINKLAFKQIKDDFDKNFPELLVVLNGAISAGSNVNQALQDCSNVISGVLRTELKIIVKALAIGDDTQKVFEASYKRLPFKNYYFFLTSLLVSLNSGARLKEILSRLATSGTKAKAMEKKKEAMTSEVRMSAKITAAIPFVFLFLTKFISPENFDFILYDEKGRYILYYFLGSELVGILMIMYLMRKI, encoded by the coding sequence ATGGAAAATATATTTATTTTAACACTGCTTTTTGGCTTTTATCTTTTATATTTTGGTTTAGGTAAATCAAGGCTTAAAATATACGGAAATAAATTCTTAAAAAGTGATTTAGCTAAAAACACTCAAAAACAAAAGAAATTAAATATAAATGCAAATCTAGCGTTTATATTTAGAAATATTTATGATAAAAATACTGGATTAAATAGAAAAAATCTCATAATTTTTGTTGTAATTGTGTGTGTTTTGTTATTTATAAATAAAACATTCTTAAATCTAAATGTAATTATTGTGTTTTTTGCTTCTTGTGTATTTGGAATTTATTTTATAAATAAATTAGCTTTCAAACAAATAAAAGATGATTTTGATAAGAATTTTCCAGAGCTTTTAGTAGTTTTAAACGGAGCAATTAGTGCTGGTAGCAATGTAAATCAAGCTTTACAAGATTGCTCTAATGTAATTTCAGGAGTTTTAAGAACCGAGCTTAAAATAATAGTAAAAGCACTTGCTATCGGAGATGATACACAAAAAGTTTTTGAGGCTAGTTATAAAAGACTACCTTTTAAAAATTATTATTTTTTCTTAACTTCACTTTTAGTAAGCCTTAATAGTGGTGCAAGACTGAAAGAAATTTTAAGCAGATTAGCCACTTCAGGAACAAAAGCTAAGGCAATGGAAAAGAAAAAAGAAGCAATGACAAGTGAAGTTAGAATGAGTGCAAAAATAACAGCGGCTATACCGTTTGTATTTTTATTTTTAACCAAATTTATAAGCCCTGAAAATTTTGATTTTATTTTATACGATGAAAAAGGTCGTTATATTTTATATTATTTTTTAGGTAGCGAGTTGGTTGGAATTCTTATGATTATGTATTTGATGAGGAAAATATAA
- a CDS encoding phosphoethanolamine transferase, translated as MGGGWILRFLIIYNFFVIFIQSFLVINFNNFLNPSFLEAFLNTNMAESIEFVSIYINFKFFGILIFMIVALILLKIKINIKINNKLNIAFIILIFVVCFGNDLRRAIKYDFSRYINIPFIKFNKELIYTDDILINSKIMQESYLKIANNHEKLKANENIKNIVLIIGESSRRSAYQDYGQGLNTTPNLINIKNKIIYSDVIAPYASTNPVMSVLLNFANLDNLSERKFYENLDIINLFKLANYKTFWISNQDYISEWGNNAASVGIMSDFSYFTNKYMSSSDTLSYAKYDGVLLPIIKNLKLSDNNFIVIHLLGNHGNYKKRYPKEFAKFNESDIKTNISDKKSIAEYYNSILYTDYIIQNIYDIFKNDDSLIIYLSDHAESLYDDKSKSVLGHILDKITAEIPFIILYSNSFEENHKKLLKDLNKAKDLPFMSDDLIHLICDIADIDTKEFELSRSIINDKYDKERKRIFSNELNYD; from the coding sequence ATGGGGGGGGGGTGGATTTTAAGATTTTTAATAATTTATAATTTCTTTGTAATCTTTATTCAATCTTTTTTAGTAATTAATTTTAATAATTTTTTAAATCCAAGTTTCTTAGAAGCATTTTTAAATACAAATATGGCTGAAAGTATTGAGTTTGTATCAATATATATTAATTTTAAATTCTTTGGAATTTTAATTTTTATGATTGTGGCTTTAATTTTATTAAAAATTAAAATAAATATAAAGATAAATAACAAATTAAACATAGCTTTTATTATTTTAATATTTGTAGTTTGCTTTGGGAATGATTTAAGAAGAGCTATTAAATATGATTTTAGTAGATATATAAATATTCCTTTTATTAAATTTAATAAAGAATTAATTTATACAGATGATATTTTGATTAATTCTAAAATAATGCAAGAGAGTTATTTAAAAATTGCTAATAATCACGAAAAATTAAAAGCTAATGAAAACATAAAAAATATAGTTTTAATAATAGGAGAAAGCTCAAGAAGAAGTGCTTATCAAGACTACGGGCAAGGATTAAACACCACACCTAATCTAATAAATATAAAAAATAAAATAATTTATTCTGATGTTATTGCCCCTTATGCTTCTACAAATCCAGTAATGAGTGTATTACTTAATTTTGCTAATTTAGATAATTTAAGTGAAAGAAAATTTTATGAGAATTTAGACATTATTAATTTATTCAAATTAGCAAATTACAAAACCTTTTGGATATCTAATCAAGACTATATTAGCGAATGGGGAAATAATGCCGCTAGTGTTGGTATTATGAGTGATTTTTCTTATTTTACAAATAAATATATGAGCTCTAGCGATACTTTAAGTTATGCAAAATATGATGGGGTTTTATTGCCTATTATTAAAAACCTAAAATTAAGTGATAATAATTTCATAGTAATTCATCTTTTAGGAAATCACGGAAATTATAAAAAACGCTATCCTAAAGAATTTGCAAAATTTAATGAAAGCGATATTAAAACTAATATAAGCGATAAAAAAAGCATAGCAGAATATTATAATTCCATACTTTATACTGATTATATAATTCAAAATATTTATGATATATTTAAAAATGATGATAGTTTGATAATTTATTTAAGCGACCATGCTGAAAGCTTATATGATGATAAAAGCAAATCTGTTTTAGGGCATATTTTAGATAAAATTACTGCCGAAATACCTTTTATAATCCTTTATTCAAATTCTTTTGAAGAAAATCATAAAAAACTATTAAAAGATTTAAATAAAGCTAAAGATTTACCTTTTATGAGCGATGATTTAATACATTTAATTTGTGATATTGCAGATATTGATACAAAAGAATTTGAATTGAGTCGTAGTATTATTAATGATAAATATGATAAAGAAAGAAAAAGAATATTTTCAAATGAATTAAATTATGACTAA
- a CDS encoding tetratricopeptide repeat protein, producing MKKLTVLFLSIFIFTGCQATLKSKQDILDDTLTKEKIYTAIKNYDDLIKINKEKLQKKDTPETRIALALNYYDINDFDSSLYYLKPLLQDGKNYKAFLLKAKIEDYKENYNEALNDAITSINLNPKNPEAYNVIGIVKAKQNKYEDAKIAFLKAKSLFLADEIVNNNLGLLEISEGNYAIGVDYLLPLYNRNYKNLKIINNLVFALAKLNRDSEAIEIIKRENLAKEPKKLLINIKQINTNEKFSK from the coding sequence ATGAAAAAATTAACAGTTTTATTTTTATCAATTTTTATTTTTACAGGTTGTCAAGCTACTTTAAAATCAAAACAAGATATTTTAGATGATACTTTAACCAAAGAAAAGATTTATACAGCTATTAAAAATTATGATGATTTAATTAAAATCAATAAAGAAAAATTACAAAAAAAGGACACCCCAGAAACAAGAATTGCACTAGCCTTAAATTATTACGATATAAATGATTTTGATTCATCACTTTATTATTTAAAGCCATTATTGCAAGATGGTAAAAACTATAAAGCATTTTTACTCAAAGCAAAAATTGAAGATTATAAAGAAAATTATAATGAAGCCTTAAATGATGCTATAACAAGTATTAATCTAAATCCAAAAAATCCAGAAGCTTATAATGTAATAGGTATAGTAAAGGCAAAGCAAAATAAATACGAAGATGCAAAAATAGCTTTTCTAAAAGCAAAATCATTATTTTTAGCTGATGAAATAGTAAATAATAATTTAGGTTTATTAGAAATATCAGAAGGTAATTATGCTATTGGAGTTGATTATTTATTACCTTTATACAATAGAAATTATAAGAATTTAAAAATTATTAATAATTTAGTTTTTGCACTAGCTAAACTTAATAGAGATAGTGAAGCTATTGAAATAATAAAAAGAGAAAATTTAGCTAAAGAGCCAAAAAAATTATTAATAAATATTAAGCAAATAAATACAAATGAAAAATTTTCTAAATGA
- a CDS encoding Flp family type IVb pilin gives MNQFIIKTYCKFLVFIKDTKGVTAIEYALIAVAISAMLFLVLGSGDDGLISKIKDSFKSIQDALTITKEESGK, from the coding sequence ATGAATCAATTTATTATTAAAACATATTGTAAATTTTTAGTTTTTATTAAGGACACTAAAGGTGTTACTGCTATTGAATATGCACTTATTGCTGTTGCAATTTCTGCAATGTTATTTTTGGTTTTAGGTAGTGGTGACGATGGTCTTATAAGCAAGATAAAAGATTCATTTAAAAGTATTCAAGATGCCCTTACAATAACCAAGGAAGAAAGTGGCAAATAA
- a CDS encoding TerC family protein, with amino-acid sequence MFEWLFSIEGWLSFLTLTLLEIVLGIDNIIFLTILVSKLPKHLQNRGRILGLGFAMLTRIALLFSIFWLTKLTKPLFIVFGNEISGRDLVLLGGGIFLVFKSIKEIFEMYKDEHEEKEFKASANFFIVIIEIALIDIVFSLDSVITAVGIANDLSIMVTAVIIAVLFMMFASKFISDIVDRFYELKMLALLFLVLVGGVLIVEGLGLHVDKAYIYSALGFSLIATILNILKKAKDEE; translated from the coding sequence ATGTTTGAATGGTTGTTTTCTATTGAGGGATGGCTTAGTTTTTTAACTTTAACATTGCTTGAAATTGTATTAGGTATCGATAATATCATATTTTTAACTATATTAGTATCTAAGTTACCTAAACATTTGCAAAATCGTGGGCGAATTCTAGGTCTTGGTTTTGCTATGTTAACTCGTATAGCACTTTTATTTAGTATTTTTTGGCTTACTAAACTTACTAAACCTTTATTTATTGTATTTGGTAATGAAATTAGTGGAAGAGATTTAGTTTTATTAGGTGGTGGTATATTTTTAGTTTTTAAATCTATAAAAGAAATTTTTGAAATGTATAAAGATGAACATGAAGAAAAAGAATTTAAAGCAAGTGCAAATTTTTTTATTGTGATAATTGAAATAGCTTTAATTGATATAGTATTTTCGCTAGATAGTGTAATTACTGCTGTAGGAATTGCTAATGATTTGTCAATAATGGTAACAGCTGTGATAATTGCCGTTTTATTTATGATGTTTGCTTCTAAATTTATTAGTGATATTGTTGATAGATTTTATGAGCTTAAAATGCTTGCATTGTTATTTTTAGTACTTGTAGGTGGAGTTTTAATTGTTGAAGGTTTAGGACTTCATGTAGATAAAGCTTATATTTATTCAGCACTTGGTTTTTCGCTAATCGCAACTATTTTAAATATTTTAAAAAAGGCTAAAGATGAAGAATAA